TCTTCTTATCTTCATCGAGCTATCTCAAAACGTGAGGCATAATAAATATTAATAATCAATTTAGGGCTAATTATTAATAACACAGACAACACCCATTGCTCCTTCTGGTGGACGCCTTGCGATGCAAAGCATCCATCCTCAGCAGCTTCAATTAAAGAGGGGAGTTGCACAGTTTTAAATGGATATTAACGAGTTTGATTTCTCTCAGGGTTTAAGTGGACTTCATCTGCCAACTCCCAGTTTCGTATATTCCCACTCCATCGGTTAGGGGAAGCTGCTTTAGCTTGCTCATAAACCTGTTTCCGCCGGCTTAAAATAACTAGGTCTTCACCTGTATGGCGTTGTACCGGTGTTACAAACTTTAATCCACTATGCTGATGCTCATGGTTATACCAATGAACAAATTGATCAACCCACCGTTGAGCGCTTTCTAATGAGGTAAACCCTTGGTGAGGGAAATCTGGTCGGTATTTAGTGGTCTTAAATATGGACTCTGCATAAGCATTGTCATTGCTAACTCGCGGTCGACTATAAGAAGGCTCAATACCAAGTTCAGCGAGTTTGACTTGTAAAGCGCTTCCCTTCATTGGACTCCCATTATCTGAATGTAATATCAGGGGCTGCTGGTGAATTTTATGGAGATTTTCCCGCCAGAAGGCTTTCTGTATTAAGTCTGCCGCTAGGCTACTACGCTCACAATCGTGCACCTCCCAGCCAACCACCTTGCGGCTGAAAACATCAAGGATCAAATACAGGTAAAAAAAGATGCCGGTGACGGGACCTGGCAACCAAGTGATATCCCAGCACCAAAGTTGATTAGGGCCTGTCGCCGTGTGGGTGGTTTTCGGTTTGGGTTGACGAGATTGGGTCTTCCCTCGATGGGTTGATAACCCTTCTGCCCGCATGAGCCGATAAAAGCTGGCTTCACTGGCAATATACTCACCTTGATCTGCTAATTTAGGCACAATCTGAGAAGGTGGGAGGTCAGCAAACTCCGGTGAATTCAGCGTTTCTCGCATCTGTTGATGAACATTGGGAGGCAGCTTATTAGGCGGCAATGGACGCTGTGCAGTGGTGCGGCCATCCGGTTGTAGCTCACCGCCTTGCTGCCACCGTTGATAAGTGCGCGGGGTTAACCCTAATACTTCACAGGCCTTAAATTGCCGAGCCCCTGCAGTTGTGGCTTCCCCAATTAACTGAACTGTTTGTTGCCTATCCGCATACGACGTTAGGCTTCCTCGTCCGGTCCCCAGATTGACTGAGCTTTTTTTTGAAGGACTAACAGGGCCGCGGCTTCGGCCAGTGCTTTTTCTTTTCGCTTTAGCTCTTTTTCAAGTTGTTGGCACCGCTGCTTTTCCACTTGCAAGCTTTTCTTTAGCTCCTGGGAGGGTTGCTCTGGCTGAATAAATGCCTGTTTCCACTGCTCAACTTGCTCAACATACAACCCTTTTTTTCGGCAATAGGCTGCTAGCTCTGCTTGAGATAAGGCCGCTGTCTCAATGATCACATTAAGCCTTTGTTCTGATGACCAGCTTTGATTTGATGTTTCTTTCGGCATGTTGGCAGATTGACTTCGCACTTTGGTTTTCCAAGTATGCAGGGTTGACTGAGGAATGCCAGTCATTTTGTGTACCACTGGGACTGATTTATTTTCGGGTGGGAGCAATAGCTTTAAGATATTTTCTTTTTGCTGTTTGGTATATTTAGCCATCAGTTATCTGTCGTCATCTCAGTGAATAAAAACGACAACTAGCCTGACAGAGAGGGATTGCGGTGACGCAGAACTTGAACTTCTTTTAAATTAATAAATAGGAAGGGTAATGATTAAAGCAGTTGATACTTTCAGACGCTTAATGGCAGTAGGTCTAGCCTTGGTTGCATTTCTTTTACTGGCCGGTTTTAGCTCTTTTGATGGACAGGAGGATACTCCCTCTATTGAGATACAGGGAACGATAAACGAGAAGCAAGGTAAAAAAATTCTCAGTATGACCATTAATAACTGGATCGAGTGGAGATATTTCAATTCCCGTACTATGTTCTATTTTACGCATTTCCAAGGCTGGCGGTGTGGAATCCAAAGCGCTGCGTGGGGTTTGAAGAGTGATAAACTGAATAAGGAACTTCCAATTGCGGAATGCAATGAAGAAAATCCCAACTCAATACCAATAGGCGCCTCGACCTACATTTTTACAGATGACTTTGGGTTTGACTCTGAGGCTAATAGTGAGACCGCACAGGATTCATTTATAGGCTTGTCCGAAGATTCCTCAAATAAAGAGAGTTTAGTTGTTGATAGAATCTTCGTGCAATTGACTTACTTCGATGGATCTAAGTCGGAAGTACGAGAGTTCAAGGCACCCCAAAGTGCACTGGGTCCAAAATGAGTTTCAAGGTAGACTGACTTAGTCAGTGACTATTAGTTTAGGCATGGTTCAAAAGTTGGTGTTTTGAATTAACACTAGGCGAGCGCATGTTTACCACAATAGTAGTATAAAGTTGAGTAAGTAGAGCAAAGGAGCCAGTGATCTGTATTCTTGGGGGGAGGGCTGTTGAAGGTCATTACATCAAATCTCTAAATATCAGAATTACAGAAGAAATTGGAAACCTGATATAAATGGTGTAATCCTATTGACAACTAAAAGTGGGGACAGCTTCTACACCATAGCCTGTTTATGGAGGTTAGGTAAAGTTGAAAGATTTTATTGAATGTGAATATTTTGAAGAGCAGAAAGTACTTTTAACACAAGATGGCCAATGAAAATAGGTCACTAGTCGATTTTGAAAATTCTCAAGTAATGGTGTCCAGTTTAGCTTGATCAGAACGCTGGTTAACTTCTATACAAAAAGTTAACCAGTTTTTGTTTGTTGAATATGAGAATTAACCATTTTTTAAATAACACTTGTTACAAGGACCGCCTCGTAATTTCTACTCATAAAATCTTTACTGCTAGTCCCAACAGTATCTGCTACGTTATCGGAAAAACTAGCCATTGACTGTACTAACTGTGCGTTACTTGTTTGCACTAAAGGTTCAGCAGTAATTTCACCAATAGGTCGCCAATTTGTCATTTCAACAATTTCAGCAGGAATATCTCCTCCTAGATAGAAGATTTCTGACTCATTTCCATTAAGTGACTGGATAATCGCTTGAGACAAAGTAGCTGGTCTAATTTTACCTTCTCGAACTAAACGAGGGCCATCTTCTTTAAGAATATTTTCAACTGTCCTAAATTGGTTAGGACTTTGAGTTGTATCTATTTTGAAAACACGTGCATTTTCACCACGATTACTAGCAAATCGATTGGCTACTGAGTGATCAGAACTAAGAGAGAGGTTTTTTCCTTTTGAGCCACCTGTACTAGCCGTATGCTTGATAATCTCTACTAGATAAGCATCTTTGTCATCAGGACTTATAGCACCTAAAGCTCTTTTCAGCCCTTTCATGTTAGGGTCATAGGTTTGGCCTCGATATACGAAGTCTGGAATTGATAAGGAAGCTCTTGTATCGATAATTTCCTTTATTCTTTCAATTGTAATTCCACGGCCAACTGTTCCTTGCCTTAATTCGAATATCTTTGTATATAAGCGGTTAATTATTTCCTCGTCAGTTGCTTTTTGAAAAAATTGACTACTGGAAATGGCGAAACTTGCAGCTTCATCTGATGAATGGACAGCTCTCCTAAGCTTTGATACAAGATCAGAGGCTCCTGTTGCACTCGCTCTAACTAGTGATCTTGATACATTTCTGGCAGTAAAAACCGGTACTACAAAGTCTGTTAATTCTTTCCCAGCTGCTCTTAAAAAAGAACCTTTTTTTACCGTAACAAGGATAGTTCGAAGAGCTGTTGCTGTACGTCCTAAACGGCTTACAGAGTGTCCAGCTTTAGCCGCTCTGATAGCTGCGGTAATTCCTTTATATCCACCGACTGCACCAAACCCTATGGTTGCCAAAGTGAAAATCAGATCAGCTGTATCAAATGCAATATCTTTAAATTCGAATGTATAACTATCATCATATATTTCATTATGAATCGTTCCATAGAATGGTATAACAGCTTTAAAAAAAGTCTCTAACCCACTTGGGCTGTAATTAGACTCTTTCCACTGATTAATTTGACTTAAAAGGTAAGAATGAATGTTGTTTCTAACAACTTTTCTAATAGTGTTAATATTTTGATTAGATAAGTCAACCTGTACAGCATTTACTTCAATAGCTATTGACTCTTTACTACGTACAACTCCAAGAACTTTTTCTACTACAAATTTTGCAGCTACCGACAGATTATTGTTTGTAATTAATGGGTATTTTCCAATTTTACTAGGAAGGTAAATAACCTTCCCATCAGGCTTAATAATACCAAGTTTTCCATCATGTGATTTAAAAAAGTAAGCATTGTCATTAAAATGAGATTTAATGCTAAATGGCGGCCCTAGACCATTTCCTCGTATGAGATGGCCTGACTCTCTTGGAATCATTTCTTGGATATTATTTATTTTCCATAATTTCTGAAATAGTTTCCCTCTGTCGGTCCATTTTATTTTATTTAGGGAGTCTTTAACCTTAAACTCAACAAAGCTATCTAAATTTTGATTGATGTAATTAGAAAACTGATCATAGTATCTATGAATAACATCTGAATCCTCTTTATAACGAGTAATCATTTGGTCTTTAGTAGGAGATTGTGAAGAGCTCACTAGACCTCTTGCTGGCCTAAGTAGGTTATCCAACACATAATTTCCATCTGGATAACGTTTATCGACTTCATCTTCTGCTAGTTGACTTCGACTTTTAAAGTTTGGAGACTTCGGTGGATTAAGTGAAATTAACCACGATTGCTTATAAGCACTAATACGTTCTTCTTGATTTTCAGTCTCTAAAAGCCCACTGTGCCCATTGTTTTTTGCCCAAATGATACTTTCCTGGTTAAAAAGTAAAGCAGATAAGTCTTTTTCTTCTTGTGAGCTCTTTTCTTGTTGGGCAGTTAAATGAATATTATTTACTATATCTAGCAGTTGTTCGTCTTCTTTATCACTAACATCTGCCTTTAGAATTTTTCTGATAGCAATAACTCTCGATGCTACGAGAGATTTTTGGTCTATTTGTAGATCGCCATTTAAAGTGGTAGCTGAATCAGCCTGAGAAAGCATATACAAAATACTCCTATAAAACTTTGTATCCAGTATAAGAGTATTATTTAATTGATCATTAGGTATTGATTAAAGTCAATTCGATTTTTTCTTTTTACTAAGTTTTGGTATCTCTTATTGGGGTTTAGCGCCCATTGTCTTGATTATGCAAAGCATATCTGATGAAATGGTACGAAGCCACTGAAACACATCACATTGTTCTGGTCATCTTAAACTGGACACCGTTATTTGAGAGTTTTCAAAAGCAACATTAATGAAAAAGCTAAACTTAAGTGTTAAGCAACGAGTCGCTTATAAGATCACAACAATACGCAAGTATAGTGATACTGTGGTTGATAATAAATCAAAACTTTAATCCTATGGGATCTAATGAAGAATGGGCAGGTGACATCAACTATATAAAAACAGCTAAAGGCTGGGTACATTTTTCTATCGTAAAGGATTTATTTTCCAGGCGAATTGTGAGATGGCATTGAAGTAACCGATTAGCGACAGATTAAGTGTATCATGCCATGAAAGGATCCATTCATCTAAAAGGTTGCCGAAACGAGCCTTTGTTTTTCACAGTGAAATATCAATATTTAAAGCAAGATGTCATTGCTTACATGAAGTATTACAATATTGAGCGACTGCAGACTGCCAAAGAAAATAGGTCACCAGTTGATTTTGAAAACGGTGTCCAGTTTAGGTTGACTAGATCAGGGGGGTACCCAAGGCAGAAATTGCTTATCGTGAAGCATGCCGACATAGATTAAGAACCACTAAAAGCTAAATGGACGCATCAAACTATACCCATAGCGTTACCTGGCCATGTACAACAACCATTGCTGAACGAAACAAGGTTTACCACGACCACCAGCAAAACAGTCAATTCAACAAGCAGACATAAGGCTATTTAAACAAGAGAAGAACATTATTTCGCTAGTCAGTCTAGGAGTACAGCAACGAAACAATGTGAATGGGGTCATTACATAATCATGAATAGATATACATCAATACTTTTACAATTTTATGTATAGGTAAAAAATGACTAATAAAGCCAAACAGCAGCGTCTTGAGATTAGGAATAGCCAAATAAAAAAAGCACTGCTTCGTCAACGCTGGTTTAGGACTTGGGGGTGGTACAAAGAAGCAATGCTCACGGGGAGTAGCCGTGTAATTAATAAGACTACAGCCAATTAAAGAAGTTCACACCTAGTGCTTTATATCGATCTAGAGAGGATATACACCATGTCAATCATAACCGAGCTAACCAGGACTATTGGGGAATACTCAGCGATTAAGTTAGGTTAGTGCTTAGGGATGCTAGGTTGTTTATCCAGAAGGTTATAGACAATGACCATTAATCACCTTCGCTGTTGGTAAGGAAGTTGCTAAGAAGATTGCTCATCAGTTCAATGGCCAAACTATTGAGCTGCTAGTAAAAAAAGAACTTAAGGCTCTTAGAAATCAACTACTTAAGAAAGAGTGTTGCAGAATGAAGCTTAGCACTGGTGCATGCAGCTTGCAGGTATTTAATATCATAAAATGTAAATAAACAGTTAATGGCACGAGAGCTTTAGGATACTACTGCAATATCCAAAAACAGGACGAAGTGAACTAAACTTTCATATAAAGTTAAAAGTGATCTGTGATGAGGCGACTTTCCTATGAGGAAATCATGTGCTTTAGCATTAAGAGTTTTACAAATTTTCATAGTTTTAAGTCTTTATATGCCAGTTAGCTCAATAGCAGGTGTCAATGACTTATTGATTATTCATAGTTATGGGCGTCATGGTTCGTTTTCTTGGGTAGATGATCAAGCTAAAGGTATTAAGTCGGCATTTGGAAAAACTAATTATAAATTTCATGAGTTTGAGCTAAATACAAAGTCTATACCTGAAACTCAGTTCGGTGAAAAAGCAAAAGAAGCATATGAGGTGGTTAATCGACTTAACCCCAGGCTTGTTTTTTTAACTGATGATAATGCATTAATGTTAATGGTTCCCCAAATAGGGAAAGAAATTCCAATTGTATTTATGGGGGTGAATGGAAACATCAGGTTTGATTATCCTTGGCTTTTGGAATACCCCAATGTTACTGGTATTTTGGAAAGGCCTTTAATTAAACGAACAATTTACCAAATGAAAGATGCTTTGAGCTTAGACTTAAAAAAAGTAATGGTCATTATGGGAACAAGCCCTACAGGTGAAGCTTTTTTTAAAAATGATTTAAATGAACAAGAACACTTCAAGATAGTACGTATTAATGTGGATGTTCGAAGGTCAGACAATATTGATCGCTGGTATAGTTGGATAAAGACTAGCAAAAAAGAGGGTTACGATATATTAATAGCAACAAATTTTTATGCACTTGTTAGCTCAAAAGGTAACAAGATCAATGTTGATGAAGTATCAAGTTGGATTTCAAAAAATTCTCCTTTGC
This genomic interval from Spartinivicinus ruber contains the following:
- a CDS encoding ABC transporter substrate-binding protein produces the protein MRKSCALALRVLQIFIVLSLYMPVSSIAGVNDLLIIHSYGRHGSFSWVDDQAKGIKSAFGKTNYKFHEFELNTKSIPETQFGEKAKEAYEVVNRLNPRLVFLTDDNALMLMVPQIGKEIPIVFMGVNGNIRFDYPWLLEYPNVTGILERPLIKRTIYQMKDALSLDLKKVMVIMGTSPTGEAFFKNDLNEQEHFKIVRINVDVRRSDNIDRWYSWIKTSKKEGYDILIATNFYALVSSKGNKINVDEVSSWISKNSPLPTFSVHTGVVGKDKLVGGMIISGLHMGEAAGQVALDILEKSIKTNAIPYKTLERGQLIFSKQQLAKWKLSIGKKYLGNVSFVE